In the Chroococcidiopsis sp. SAG 2025 genome, one interval contains:
- a CDS encoding DUF1565 domain-containing protein, which produces MKSFRSDRHLYLSFQTMAQKTCIHGLFLSATRISLTIFFWLCFSHVGIAIPPLQLTQTPTSESQTAKKVIFVNPTAVENGNGSESSPFKTIAQALQQAESNVIIKLAAGTYSRESGETFPLRLKPGVTLQGDSSNQGSNIVIKGGGMYMSPTFARQDVAILGADEAGLTGITVTNPNPRGYGLWIESCSPAIADNTFTGSSHDGISITGDSAPIVRNNRFIQNGANGITVYGISKPEIRANVFEQTGYGINVAQRAAPLIIENQIINNRAGVVSQAFTKPVLRNNIIEGNKEDGVVAIGNSQPDLGTPTEPGKNQFRQNGRYDINSSAAKRITISAVGNQVTADRSIGNIDFAGTSNVASNSGGVENRRGGLSESATDEAINLGSKPARTGVVGAGLPEDPVRKPTIPSNPPARESLIPNSEFRIPNSPPASQPALQVVEIPVPPPESESAPVQKKPAQKPKKPSASKPSKLASHNQSPKVATSTTKPKPEVVKAPATKPKPEATKAPATNEKQPLAANPQTEVEIPVSRSQPPAKGDTITHGLPTLKPAAVNPNELLPVPDGDIPSSSDRPARIAAVSSHNSSQVGSLRYRVLVEAENAPTQEKVRSLVPGSFRVSAKGKTIMQAGAFSDRSKADEVAQLLTSNGLKAKVEQMN; this is translated from the coding sequence ATGAAAAGTTTCCGTAGCGATCGCCATCTCTATTTATCCTTCCAGACGATGGCGCAGAAAACTTGTATTCACGGTTTATTCTTAAGTGCCACTAGAATCAGTCTAACTATATTTTTCTGGCTGTGTTTCAGTCATGTAGGTATTGCTATCCCACCACTGCAACTGACGCAAACCCCAACTAGCGAATCTCAAACTGCGAAGAAAGTTATATTTGTCAATCCTACAGCTGTTGAGAATGGCAATGGCAGTGAAAGCAGTCCTTTTAAAACGATTGCTCAAGCCCTTCAACAAGCTGAATCCAATGTCATCATTAAACTAGCGGCGGGAACTTACAGTAGAGAATCTGGAGAGACATTTCCGCTCAGACTGAAACCAGGAGTTACTCTTCAAGGCGACTCTAGCAACCAGGGTAGCAATATTGTTATCAAGGGTGGGGGAATGTACATGAGTCCTACCTTTGCTCGTCAAGATGTAGCAATTTTAGGGGCGGATGAAGCGGGATTGACGGGAATAACAGTCACGAATCCCAACCCACGCGGTTATGGATTATGGATTGAGTCATGCAGTCCTGCGATCGCGGATAATACTTTTACTGGTAGCAGCCACGATGGAATTTCCATCACGGGTGATAGTGCGCCAATCGTCCGCAACAACCGCTTTATTCAGAATGGCGCGAATGGAATTACAGTTTACGGAATTTCCAAACCAGAGATCCGCGCTAATGTTTTTGAGCAAACGGGTTATGGCATTAATGTTGCTCAACGAGCCGCACCGTTAATTATAGAGAATCAAATTATTAATAATCGGGCTGGTGTCGTGTCTCAAGCTTTCACAAAACCAGTCCTACGCAATAACATTATTGAGGGTAATAAAGAAGATGGTGTCGTGGCGATTGGCAACAGTCAACCCGATTTAGGCACGCCAACCGAACCAGGTAAAAATCAATTTCGCCAAAATGGGCGATATGACATCAATAGCAGCGCTGCTAAGCGAATCACAATCTCTGCTGTAGGCAATCAAGTTACCGCAGATCGTTCCATTGGTAATATCGATTTTGCAGGAACGAGTAATGTTGCCTCAAATTCGGGAGGAGTCGAGAATCGTAGGGGCGGGTTGAGCGAAAGTGCCACCGATGAAGCGATAAATCTTGGTTCAAAACCCGCCCGTACAGGAGTCGTAGGGGCGGGTTTACCAGAAGATCCTGTGCGCAAACCTACAATTCCATCAAACCCGCCCGCACGAGAGTCTTTGATTCCGAATTCCGAATTCCGAATTCCGAATTCTCCTCCAGCCTCTCAACCAGCATTACAAGTTGTAGAAATTCCCGTACCGCCTCCAGAGTCAGAATCAGCGCCAGTTCAAAAGAAGCCCGCTCAAAAGCCAAAGAAGCCTTCAGCATCTAAGCCTAGCAAACTTGCATCACATAACCAATCTCCAAAAGTCGCGACATCAACGACAAAACCTAAGCCCGAAGTAGTAAAAGCTCCTGCAACTAAACCCAAGCCTGAAGCAACAAAAGCCCCTGCTACAAATGAGAAGCAACCGCTTGCTGCCAACCCTCAAACTGAAGTGGAAATTCCCGTCAGCCGATCGCAGCCACCAGCAAAAGGCGATACGATAACTCACGGCTTACCAACTTTAAAACCAGCTGCCGTCAATCCTAACGAATTGTTACCCGTTCCCGATGGTGACATACCTTCTAGTAGCGATCGCCCCGCCCGAATTGCTGCGGTATCATCGCATAACTCTTCTCAAGTGGGAAGTTTGCGCTATCGAGTCTTGGTAGAAGCAGAAAACGCACCTACACAAGAAAAAGTGCGATCACTCGTTCCTGGTTCATTTCGGGTTTCTGCTAAGGGTAAAACAATTATGCAAGCGGGGGCATTTAGCGATCGCTCTAAGGCTGATGAAGTTGCGCAGTTACTTACTAGTAACGGGTTAAAAGCTAAAGTTGAACAGATGAATTAA
- a CDS encoding thiamine phosphate synthase, with the protein MQPAVCRILDANLDRAREGLRIVEEWCRFGLNNSQFSDECKQLRQELASWHTLDLRVARDTPGDPGTELTHPQEERRSGLGTLLQANFCRVEEALRVVEEYSKLYNPKMGAAFKQMRYRVYILESHLLGYQRHQRLAQSYLYLVTSPTEGLFHVVEAALQGGLSLVQYRDKDTADLDRLETARQLRQLCHQYGAIFLVNDHIDLALAVDADGVHLGQQDMPIAIARQLLGPQKIIGRSTTNPEEMQRAIQEGADYIGVGPVYETPTKAGKAPVGLEYIRHVAKNVSIPWFAIGGIDVNNVNEVLNAGAQRVAVVRAIVRAEQPTLVTQYFLAQLARVQPRTTP; encoded by the coding sequence GTGCAGCCAGCTGTCTGCCGAATTTTGGATGCAAACTTAGACCGCGCCCGTGAAGGCTTGCGGATCGTAGAAGAGTGGTGTCGATTTGGATTAAATAACAGCCAATTCAGCGATGAATGCAAGCAGCTGCGCCAAGAGCTAGCCAGCTGGCATACTTTAGATTTACGAGTGGCACGAGATACTCCTGGCGATCCTGGGACAGAACTGACTCATCCCCAAGAGGAGCGACGATCTGGCTTAGGAACTTTGCTGCAAGCCAATTTCTGCCGAGTAGAAGAAGCTTTGCGGGTTGTAGAAGAATATAGCAAGCTCTACAATCCGAAAATGGGAGCTGCCTTTAAACAAATGCGTTATCGAGTTTATATCCTAGAAAGTCACTTACTAGGTTATCAACGACACCAACGACTAGCGCAATCGTACTTATATTTAGTGACTTCCCCGACAGAAGGGCTGTTTCATGTAGTAGAAGCAGCACTGCAAGGAGGACTGAGCCTCGTACAGTACCGCGATAAGGATACCGCAGATCTCGATCGCCTGGAGACTGCTCGACAATTACGTCAACTCTGTCACCAATACGGGGCAATTTTCTTAGTCAACGATCACATCGATCTCGCTTTGGCAGTAGATGCCGATGGAGTGCATCTAGGACAACAGGATATGCCAATTGCGATCGCCCGCCAACTCCTCGGACCCCAGAAAATTATCGGACGCTCTACCACAAATCCAGAAGAAATGCAACGAGCAATTCAGGAAGGAGCCGATTATATTGGTGTAGGTCCGGTCTATGAAACGCCCACAAAAGCAGGCAAAGCACCAGTAGGATTAGAATATATTCGCCATGTGGCTAAAAACGTTTCAATTCCCTGGTTTGCGATCGGTGGCATAGATGTTAACAATGTGAATGAAGTGCTAAACGCAGGTGCGCAGAGAGTTGCAGTCGTAAGAGCGATCGTGCGAGCCGAGCAACCTACTCTAGTAACGCAGTATTTTTTAGCACAGCTCGCCCGCGTACAACCCCGTACAACTCCATAA
- the thiS gene encoding sulfur carrier protein ThiS produces the protein MTEQISLQVNGETRNCANNARLPEALEQLGFNPRLVAVEYNGEILHRQFWENTQLRAGDRLEVVTIVGGG, from the coding sequence ATGACCGAACAAATTAGCTTACAAGTGAATGGAGAAACTCGTAATTGTGCTAACAATGCTCGACTTCCAGAGGCGCTAGAACAACTCGGCTTTAACCCGCGCTTAGTTGCAGTAGAATACAACGGCGAAATTTTGCACCGTCAGTTTTGGGAGAACACTCAGTTGCGAGCAGGCGATCGCCTAGAAGTCGTTACAATTGTTGGCGGCGGCTGA
- a CDS encoding ABC transporter permease: MDVTITVQPKPAIKPVGFWVNFLPPCLWMLGFYFIPLAILLSYAFMQHQYVEVIPRFTWENFAQIVTNSGYRNTVIRTLYIAIAVTIIDTLLAFPVAYFLTKYAGKYKQLLTILILLPLWSSYLVRVFAWRIILGYNGVLNSLLISLGILSQPSSLFLYNQFSMVVTLCYVWLPFTILPLVTAFERLPSNLLEASADLGGHPLYTFRRVTFPLVLPGILAGSLSVFSLTMGDYITPSLVGGAGDILIGNIVANQFGVADNWPLGSALAMVVLLLIFGLIAIISRKGALENL; this comes from the coding sequence ATGGACGTAACCATAACAGTCCAGCCAAAACCTGCTATTAAACCAGTAGGTTTTTGGGTCAATTTTTTACCTCCTTGCTTATGGATGCTAGGGTTTTATTTCATTCCCCTAGCCATACTCCTCAGTTATGCTTTCATGCAGCACCAATATGTGGAGGTTATTCCTCGATTCACCTGGGAAAATTTTGCCCAAATTGTAACTAATTCTGGCTACCGCAATACAGTTATTCGGACTCTATACATTGCGATCGCTGTCACTATAATTGATACGCTGTTAGCTTTTCCAGTTGCCTACTTTCTGACTAAGTATGCAGGAAAATATAAACAATTATTGACAATCTTAATTCTCTTACCGCTGTGGTCTAGTTATCTCGTGCGCGTTTTTGCGTGGCGAATTATTTTAGGCTACAACGGCGTACTCAATAGCTTACTAATATCTCTAGGTATACTATCTCAGCCTTCTTCCCTATTTCTCTACAATCAATTCTCGATGGTTGTGACTCTCTGCTACGTATGGCTACCATTTACGATCTTACCTTTGGTAACTGCCTTCGAAAGATTGCCGAGTAACTTACTAGAAGCATCGGCAGATTTAGGAGGACATCCTTTATACACTTTTCGTAGAGTCACTTTTCCTCTAGTTTTGCCAGGAATTTTGGCGGGTTCGCTATCAGTATTTAGTTTGACAATGGGAGATTATATTACTCCTTCCTTAGTGGGTGGGGCAGGAGATATTTTGATTGGTAATATTGTCGCCAATCAATTTGGTGTCGCTGATAACTGGCCTCTTGGTTCTGCTTTAGCAATGGTAGTATTGTTGCTAATATTTGGACTGATAGCCATTATCTCCCGCAAAGGTGCTTTAGAAAACTTATGA
- a CDS encoding ABC transporter permease, with protein sequence MYLPILTIAIFSFSQGRVLSLPIHGWTLDWYAKALQDEQLQIGLFNSLKVAIASCTIAATLGTLAALAIQRHQFFGKNFFRAAVILPIVLPGIVTGVAMLSFFSAIDLPLGLMTVIIGHATFGFPVVFNTVAARIARLPRSLEEAAADLGSPPWEAFWKVVFPGLRSALISATLLAFTLSFDEIVVTIFLTGQDNTLPMEIWARLRFGMTPEINATVTLILLFSVGLVLLSQWLGMRSEE encoded by the coding sequence ATGTATTTGCCCATCCTGACGATCGCTATCTTTAGCTTCAGTCAGGGGAGAGTGCTATCTCTACCAATTCACGGTTGGACTCTGGATTGGTACGCCAAGGCTTTGCAGGACGAACAACTGCAAATAGGATTATTTAATAGTTTAAAAGTGGCGATCGCCTCTTGTACTATTGCTGCAACTCTAGGAACTTTGGCAGCTTTAGCAATCCAGCGACATCAATTCTTTGGCAAAAACTTCTTCCGCGCCGCAGTCATCTTACCGATTGTTCTGCCTGGAATTGTCACGGGGGTAGCCATGCTCAGCTTCTTTTCGGCAATAGACTTACCCTTGGGATTAATGACTGTCATCATCGGTCATGCCACGTTTGGCTTTCCGGTTGTATTTAACACTGTCGCCGCCCGAATTGCCCGTCTACCCCGCAGTTTGGAAGAAGCCGCCGCCGATTTAGGTTCTCCCCCTTGGGAAGCATTTTGGAAAGTGGTATTTCCTGGGTTACGTTCGGCTCTAATCTCAGCTACCTTACTTGCCTTTACCCTAAGTTTTGATGAGATCGTCGTGACAATCTTCCTCACGGGGCAGGATAATACACTACCAATGGAAATATGGGCGCGACTGCGTTTTGGTATGACCCCAGAAATTAACGCTACAGTAACACTGATTCTTTTATTTTCAGTCGGTTTGGTGTTGTTGAGTCAGTGGTTAGGAATGAGGAGTGAGGAGTGA
- a CDS encoding gamma-aminobutyraldehyde dehydrogenase: MEQHKMIIGGEAVAAVSANWETVIDPATEEAIAEVPQADYADVNKAVEAAKQAFPSWSSLSPSERSALLYKLADALEAKAETLAKTESLNVGKPIKLAANGDIPFAIDNIRYFAAQARVIEGIAAGEFVPGYTSAIRREPIGVVASIAPWNYPIMMAAWKIAPAVAAGNTVVIKPAPQTPLTTIMLAQTALEVGFPPGIINVVTGKGPGVGEPLVNHADVRMVSFTASTRTGKRIMELAAQKVTRVHLELGGKAPFVVFADADIEAAARGAVVGAYINTGQDCTAATRILVERSRYQDFLSAFTKLSQQIRLGTPQAETTDMGPLISSDQRQRVHGFVERAKADGITAHLSGGIPEGKGFFYQPTIFCQAATQSEIMQEEVFGPVLVVNSFDSEAEAIAVANDVKYGLAASVWTKDSAKAWRVASALQFGTVWINDHLPLASEMPHGGFKESGFGKDLSRYAFDEYTIAKHVMFDLSGAVKKPWHFTVFGDA; encoded by the coding sequence ATGGAACAACATAAGATGATTATCGGCGGGGAAGCAGTGGCAGCGGTGAGTGCTAACTGGGAAACGGTCATCGATCCTGCTACGGAAGAAGCGATCGCGGAAGTCCCGCAAGCAGATTATGCTGATGTGAATAAAGCTGTAGAGGCAGCAAAACAAGCTTTTCCTTCATGGTCTAGCCTCTCTCCAAGCGAACGGAGTGCATTGCTGTACAAACTTGCCGATGCTCTAGAAGCAAAAGCAGAAACACTAGCAAAAACTGAAAGCCTCAATGTCGGTAAACCAATTAAACTAGCAGCCAACGGCGATATCCCCTTTGCGATCGACAATATCCGCTACTTTGCCGCACAAGCCAGAGTCATAGAGGGAATTGCAGCTGGAGAGTTCGTTCCTGGCTACACTTCTGCTATCCGTCGCGAACCAATTGGCGTAGTTGCTTCCATTGCCCCCTGGAATTATCCAATCATGATGGCAGCATGGAAAATTGCCCCAGCAGTTGCGGCGGGAAATACTGTTGTCATCAAACCCGCACCCCAAACTCCTTTAACAACTATAATGCTGGCTCAAACAGCGTTAGAAGTTGGCTTTCCGCCAGGAATCATCAATGTCGTAACAGGTAAAGGTCCAGGGGTAGGGGAACCTCTGGTCAATCATGCCGACGTGCGAATGGTTTCGTTTACTGCTTCTACCCGCACGGGTAAGCGGATTATGGAACTAGCGGCTCAGAAAGTGACGAGAGTACATTTAGAATTAGGCGGGAAAGCTCCTTTTGTCGTGTTTGCTGACGCAGACATCGAAGCAGCGGCTAGAGGTGCAGTCGTTGGCGCTTATATCAATACAGGACAAGATTGTACAGCAGCCACGCGAATTTTAGTAGAACGCTCCCGCTATCAGGATTTCTTATCGGCTTTTACCAAGCTGTCACAACAGATCCGCCTGGGAACGCCACAAGCAGAAACGACGGATATGGGTCCATTAATCTCATCTGACCAACGCCAACGAGTGCATGGATTTGTAGAAAGAGCCAAGGCGGATGGAATTACCGCGCACTTATCAGGTGGAATACCTGAAGGCAAGGGTTTTTTCTACCAACCGACAATATTTTGTCAGGCTGCCACTCAAAGCGAAATTATGCAAGAAGAGGTATTCGGTCCCGTCCTGGTAGTCAATTCGTTTGATTCTGAGGCAGAGGCGATCGCAGTTGCAAATGACGTGAAATACGGTCTGGCTGCATCTGTGTGGACGAAAGATTCTGCTAAAGCTTGGCGCGTTGCGAGTGCGCTACAATTTGGCACGGTATGGATTAACGACCATTTGCCCCTGGCTTCCGAAATGCCTCACGGTGGCTTTAAAGAGTCCGGCTTCGGCAAAGATCTCTCCCGTTATGCTTTTGATGAGTATACAATTGCCAAACACGTTATGTTCGACCTCAGCGGCGCAGTCAAAAAACCCTGGCACTTTACGGTCTTCGGCGATGCTTAG
- a CDS encoding ABC transporter ATP-binding protein: MAAVTLENVYKSFPARPGDRAVVPMTADLLAPVEVTPAMEASKSQVEKVPKQAENVDVLRSINLTIEDGEFMVLVGPSGCGKSTLLRSIAGLEELSSGNIWVGDRLVNQLPPKARDIAMVFQNYALYPHMSVYDNIAFGLRRTRAGGAEGVEGAGGTRIPLQIQNVLVGMTSRLPKGLRYMTARERAIDQRVRSVAALLQIESFLQRLPKQLSGGQKQRVALGRAIARNPQVFLMDEPLSNLDAKLRAETRAQIVKLQRQLGTTTIYVTHDQTEAMTMGDRIAVMHQGQIEQVARPLELYNHPATKFVAEFIGSPPMNFLSVQFQAPQAIVHPLFRLNLSEVWASTLQKYDGRDLILGIRPEHLNLSSAAPDNLPVQVELVEALGNETYLFVTTMTAANATPTPLQVRIPPERTVNIGEQLWLSLHPEKIHFFDPATNLSVSRKL; encoded by the coding sequence ATGGCAGCAGTCACCCTAGAAAACGTTTACAAAAGCTTTCCCGCTCGTCCTGGCGATCGCGCTGTAGTCCCAATGACAGCAGATCTACTCGCTCCGGTTGAGGTTACACCTGCAATGGAAGCATCTAAGTCGCAGGTGGAGAAAGTACCAAAGCAAGCAGAAAATGTCGATGTCTTGCGCTCGATTAACCTCACTATTGAGGATGGCGAGTTTATGGTGCTGGTCGGACCTTCAGGCTGCGGTAAAAGTACGCTGTTGCGCTCGATCGCAGGGTTGGAAGAATTAAGTTCAGGCAACATCTGGGTTGGCGATCGCCTGGTCAACCAACTTCCGCCTAAAGCACGAGACATCGCGATGGTGTTTCAAAACTACGCTCTTTATCCCCATATGTCGGTGTATGACAATATTGCTTTTGGACTGCGGCGTACTAGAGCTGGGGGAGCTGAGGGAGTTGAGGGAGCAGGGGGGACAAGAATTCCGCTTCAGATTCAAAATGTCCTAGTGGGGATGACGAGCAGATTGCCGAAAGGACTGCGTTACATGACGGCAAGGGAACGGGCGATCGACCAGCGAGTCAGGAGTGTTGCAGCATTGTTACAAATTGAATCTTTTTTGCAGCGCTTGCCAAAACAGCTATCGGGAGGACAAAAGCAAAGAGTCGCTCTCGGTAGAGCGATCGCCCGCAACCCCCAAGTCTTTTTGATGGACGAACCCCTTTCCAATCTGGATGCAAAATTGCGAGCAGAAACCCGCGCTCAAATTGTCAAATTGCAACGTCAGCTGGGAACGACGACGATCTACGTCACTCACGATCAAACAGAAGCAATGACGATGGGCGATCGCATTGCTGTGATGCACCAAGGACAAATCGAGCAAGTCGCTCGTCCGCTAGAACTTTACAATCACCCCGCGACTAAATTTGTGGCTGAATTCATCGGTTCGCCACCGATGAACTTTCTCTCCGTCCAGTTTCAAGCTCCGCAGGCGATCGTCCATCCCCTATTTCGTCTCAATCTTTCCGAAGTTTGGGCATCTACTTTACAGAAGTATGATGGACGAGATTTAATTTTGGGCATTCGACCAGAACACCTAAATTTGAGTAGCGCCGCACCTGACAATCTCCCCGTACAAGTCGAGCTAGTAGAAGCCTTGGGCAACGAAACCTACCTCTTTGTCACGACTATGACTGCGGCTAATGCTACTCCTACTCCGTTACAAGTACGTATTCCACCAGAGCGGACGGTGAACATTGGCGAACAATTGTGGCTATCGCTTCACCCAGAAAAAATTCACTTTTTCGATCCAGCAACCAACTTGTCAGTAAGTCGCAAGTTATAA
- a CDS encoding chlorophyll a/b-binding protein, with protein MQDTTKLATTAMEDRNAWRWGFTPQAELWNGRLAMVGFFIALFLYL; from the coding sequence ATGCAAGATACTACAAAACTTGCCACTACAGCGATGGAAGATCGCAATGCATGGCGCTGGGGTTTCACCCCTCAAGCAGAACTCTGGAATGGTCGCTTGGCAATGGTGGGCTTTTTTATTGCCTTATTTCTTTACCTGTAG
- a CDS encoding chlorophyll a/b-binding protein yields MQDTTKVTTPIIDDRNAWRWGFTPQAEIWNGRLAMIGFLAAVAIELFSGQGFLHFWGIL; encoded by the coding sequence ATGCAAGACACAACTAAAGTTACCACACCAATCATTGACGATCGCAATGCATGGCGTTGGGGTTTCACACCTCAAGCTGAAATTTGGAACGGTCGTTTAGCAATGATCGGTTTCCTAGCAGCTGTGGCGATCGAACTGTTCTCAGGTCAAGGTTTCCTTCACTTCTGGGGAATTCTGTAA
- the rpoD gene encoding RNA polymerase sigma factor RpoD has translation MNQANNVLLENIQQSEPQTARQSDFERDFDFSLEEAEELQSLEVDDSDGFLEVQPDEDDAKPGKGGKTRRRAQTKKKQYTEDSIRLYLQEIGRIRLLRADEEIELARKIADLLELERIREKLSDRLDREPQDSEWAEAVKQNLPAFRYRLHVGRRAKDKMVQSNLRLVVSIAKKYMNRGLSFQDLIQEGSLGLIRAAEKFDHEKGYKFSTYATWWIRQAITRAIADQSRTIRLPVHLYETISRIKKTTKLLSQEMGRKPTEEEIATRMEMTIEKLRFIAKSAQLPISLETPIGKEEDSRLGDFIESDGETPEDQVSKNLLREDLEKVLDSLSPRERDVLRLRYGLDDGRMKTLEEIGQIFNVTRERIRQIEAKALRKLRHPNRNSVLKEYIR, from the coding sequence ATGAACCAGGCTAACAACGTACTACTCGAAAATATTCAACAGTCTGAACCCCAAACGGCTCGCCAGTCTGATTTCGAGCGCGATTTTGACTTTTCATTAGAAGAAGCAGAAGAGTTACAAAGCTTAGAAGTAGATGATAGTGACGGATTTTTAGAAGTTCAGCCTGACGAGGATGACGCTAAGCCTGGGAAAGGTGGAAAAACCCGTCGGCGGGCGCAAACAAAGAAAAAACAATATACCGAAGACTCGATTCGCCTTTACTTACAAGAAATCGGTAGAATTCGCCTTCTGCGGGCAGACGAAGAGATTGAATTAGCACGAAAAATTGCCGATTTACTAGAACTAGAGCGAATTCGAGAAAAGTTATCCGATCGACTAGATCGCGAACCGCAAGACAGTGAATGGGCGGAAGCAGTTAAGCAGAATTTACCTGCATTTCGCTATCGTTTGCACGTCGGACGGCGGGCTAAGGACAAGATGGTGCAGTCAAACCTGCGCCTAGTGGTTTCGATCGCTAAAAAATATATGAATCGCGGGCTGTCGTTCCAAGACTTGATTCAGGAAGGTTCTTTAGGTTTGATTCGGGCGGCTGAGAAGTTCGACCACGAAAAAGGCTATAAGTTTTCTACCTACGCTACATGGTGGATTCGCCAAGCAATTACTCGCGCCATTGCCGATCAATCTCGTACTATTCGCCTGCCAGTCCACCTCTACGAAACTATTTCCCGCATTAAAAAAACCACTAAATTGCTATCGCAAGAAATGGGTCGCAAGCCCACTGAAGAGGAAATTGCTACCCGCATGGAAATGACAATCGAAAAGTTGCGGTTTATTGCTAAATCAGCCCAGCTACCAATTTCATTAGAAACGCCCATCGGTAAGGAAGAAGATTCCCGACTGGGCGATTTTATTGAGTCGGATGGAGAAACGCCAGAAGATCAGGTTTCTAAGAATTTATTGCGCGAAGACTTAGAAAAAGTTTTGGATAGCCTCAGCCCACGGGAAAGAGACGTGTTGCGTTTGCGATATGGATTAGATGACGGTCGAATGAAAACGCTAGAAGAAATCGGACAGATCTTCAACGTGACTCGCGAAAGAATTCGTCAAATCGAAGCAAAAGCTTTACGTAAACTTCGCCATCCCAACCGGAATAGCGTGTTGAAAGAATATATTAGATGA
- a CDS encoding polysaccharide deacetylase family protein, which yields MQLAPFLPLMYRILKPSFPSCLWSGHNRARSIALTFDDGPHPSHTPKLLEVLDRYAIPASFFWLGACVRRSPELAKAIYQRGHWIGNHGYDHRSFPMLTPTELQHSLVATQEAIATACDLPTTRVRDVRPPNGLFTPQTLNLLHQWNYRPVMWSVVPEDWVRPGIAVVVQRVMQQVQNGSLIVLHDGACGGADVADVAAVLIPQLLSLGYEFVTIDTLWQQSLSLTSQGFSSFLTSGNRSF from the coding sequence ATGCAGCTAGCGCCCTTCTTACCCCTAATGTATCGAATTCTCAAGCCGTCGTTTCCTAGTTGCTTGTGGTCTGGTCACAATCGCGCCCGCTCGATTGCTTTGACTTTCGATGATGGTCCCCATCCTTCCCATACGCCTAAGTTACTAGAAGTTTTAGACCGCTATGCCATCCCTGCTAGTTTTTTTTGGCTGGGTGCTTGCGTTCGGCGCTCTCCCGAGCTTGCCAAAGCAATTTACCAACGAGGACATTGGATCGGTAATCACGGCTACGACCATCGCTCTTTTCCCATGCTGACACCTACCGAATTGCAACACAGCCTGGTAGCTACCCAAGAGGCGATCGCGACTGCTTGTGACTTACCTACTACCCGCGTCCGCGATGTCCGTCCGCCGAATGGTTTGTTTACCCCTCAAACCTTAAATTTGTTACATCAATGGAACTACAGACCCGTAATGTGGAGCGTGGTTCCCGAAGACTGGGTTCGTCCTGGGATAGCTGTTGTCGTTCAACGGGTCATGCAGCAGGTACAAAACGGTTCGCTGATCGTACTGCACGACGGTGCTTGTGGCGGTGCAGATGTTGCCGATGTTGCGGCTGTCTTAATTCCTCAATTGTTAAGCCTGGGTTACGAATTTGTCACGATCGATACCTTGTGGCAACAATCTCTATCCCTTACGAGTCAAGGTTTTTCGTCTTTTTTAACTAGTGGCAACCGCTCTTTTTGA